Proteins from a single region of Haemorhous mexicanus isolate bHaeMex1 chromosome 4, bHaeMex1.pri, whole genome shotgun sequence:
- the ARSJ gene encoding arylsulfatase J isoform X2 yields the protein MCTPSRSQLITGKYQIHTGLQHSIIRPTQPNCLPLDNATLPQKLKEVGYSTHMVGKWHLGFYRRECMPTQRGFDSFFGSLLGSGDYYTHFKCDSPGICGYDLYENDNAAWDHDNGIYSTQMYTQKVQQILASHNPRKPIFLYIAYQAVHSPLQAPGRYFEHYRSINNINRRRYAAMLACLDEAINNVTLALRKYGYYENSIIIYSSDNGGQPMAGGSNWPLRGSKGTYWEGGIRAVGFVHSPLLKNKGSVCKELVHITDWFPTLITLAEGRIDEDIQLDGYDVWETISEGRRSPRVDILHNIDPIYTKAKNGSWAAGYGIWNTAIQSAIRVNHWKLLTGNPGYSDWVPPQAFSNAGPNRWHNERVSWSAGKTVWLFNITADPYERVDLSARHPEVVKQLLRRLSQFNKTAVPVRYPPKDPRSNPKLNGGVWGPWFKEDEKKKKSDKSKGANKQKKMKNKKKASRKKGQSFHCRSRLAGG from the coding sequence GTACCAGATTCACACGGGACTGCAGCACTCCATCATCCGGCCGACGCAGCCCAACTGCTTACCTCTGGATAATGCCACTCTACCTCAGAAGCTCAAGGAGGTCGGGTACTCCACGCACATGGTGGGCAAGTGGCACCTGGGCTTCTACCGCCGGGAGTGCATGCCCACGCAGAGGGGGTTCGACTCCTTCTTCGGCTCGCTCCTGGGCAGCGGCGACTACTACACCCACTTCAAGTGCGACAGCCCCGGCATATGCGGCTACGACCTGTACGAGAACGACAACGCCGCCTGGGACCACGACAACGGCATCTACTCCACGCAGATGTACACGCAGAAAGTGCAGCAGATCCTGGCTTCTCATAACCCCAGGAAACCCATATTCCTCTACATTGCCTACCAAGCTGTCCATTCGCCTCTTCAGGCGCCGGGCAGGTATTTTGAGCATTACCGCTCGATAAACAACATCAACAGGCGGCGGTACGCGGCCATGCTGGCCTGCTTGGATGAGGCCATAAACAACGTGACCCTCGCTCTGAGGAAGTACGGCTACTACGAGAACAGCATTATCATTTATTCTTCTGATAACGGCGGGCAGCCGATGGCCGGAGGCAGTAACTGGCCGCTCCGAGGAAGCAAAGGCACCTATTGGGAAGGAGGTATCCGCGCTGTCGGCTTTGTGCACAGCCCccttctgaaaaacaaagggTCTGTATGCAAGGAGCTGGTGCACATCACGGACTGGTTCCCCACGCTGATCACGCTGGCGGAGGGGCGGATCGATGAAGACATCCAGCTGGACGGCTACGACGTGTGGGAGACCATCAGCGAGGGCCGGCGCTCCCCGCGGGTGGACATCCTGCACAACATCGACCCCATCTACACCAAAGCCAAGAACGGCTCCTGGGCCGCCGGCTACGGGATCTGGAACACTGCCATCCAGTCTGCCATCCGAGTGAATCACTGGAAACTGCTGACGGGAAACCCGGGCTACAGCGACTGGGTGCCTCCGCAGGCCTTCAGCAACGCGGGTCCCAACCGCTGGCACAACGAGCGCGTCTCCTGGTCCGCCGGGAAGACCGTGTGGCTCTTCAACATCACGGCCGACCCCTACGAGCGCGTGGACCTGTCTGCCAGGCACCCCGAGGtggtgaagcagctgctgcGGAGGCTCTCGCAGTTCAATAAGACCGCGGTGCCCGTCCGCTACCCTCCCAAGGACCCTCGCAGCAACCCCAAGCTCAACGGAGGAGTCTGGGGGCCCTGGTTTAAGGAGGAcgaaaagaaaaagaaatcagacaAAAGCAAAGGTGCAAATAAgcagaagaagatgaagaacaagaagaaagCCAGTCGGAAAAAGGGGCAGTCGTTTCACTGCCGGTCACGTCTTGCGGGTGGGTAA